In bacterium, the genomic stretch CAAACCCTGCTTCGGTGAAGTGCTGCCGTGAGACGACAGGAAAATAAAAGGTAGTCATCCGTCGGCAAAACAAAAAGAGGCCGGCCCTCGCAAGAAGGCCGGCCTCATGAGCGTTGCCGTCAGTGACGGTTCGCGTCATTCATCGCGATCACTGTGCTGCGGGAGGTGCAGGTTCGTCAGGTGATCCGGCATTTTTCAGCGGCAGGCGCACAAGCACCCAGCCAATGATGGCCATGATCACGAGGCTTACGATGAAGGACGGGTTGTCGAACACGGCACCCGGGAACATTTCGAACGCGGCGAAGCCGGCAAAGACGAGACCGATAAGGGCCTCACCGGCAATAAGACCGGACGCCAACAGAACACCGACATTGTCGATGCGGGCCTCCTGTCCCGAAGTCGCCTTCATTTTCTTCTTACCCATGTCGACGAGTCCCTTGATGAGACCGCCAAGGAAGATGGCGAATGTGGTTTCGAGCGGGAGGTACATACCGACGCTGACGAGCATCGGGCTCTTCACCTGCATGAGGATGAAGGCGACGCCCATGAGCATACCGACGATAATCAGCGGCCAGGCCATCTGCTGCTCCACGATACCGCGGGAGAGAATTGCCATGAGGCTTGCCTGCGGAGCGGGAAGCTCGCGGCTGCCGAAGCCACCGGTGTATCCTTCACGGAGACCATTTGCGATATCGCCGTTGTTGAGGAACACCAGGACGCCAAACATGACGATACCGGCAAGCACGACACCGATGATATCACCGATCTGCATCTTCCAGGGGGTACCACCGAGGATATGACCGGCCTTGAGATCCTGAAGCATCTCACCCGCAACGGCTGCTGCGACGCAGACAATGGCTGCGACACCGAGCACGGCGGCGACGCCCTGCGTCTCTTCGGCACCGAGGATGACCATGATGAGTGCAGTCACAACCAGGGCTGTCAGCGTGAGTCCGCTGATCGGGTTGTTACTCGAACCCATGATACCGACAAGGTAACCGGATACTGCAGCGAAGAAGAAGGCCAGGATGATCATGACCGTCGCTGCGACAAAGGCGATGATGAACGTGGTGTTGAACAGGTAGAACGCAATCAGGAAGGTCGCAACGGCAACGCCGGCGATTCCGATCAGCGTCCAGGTAAACGGAATATCTTTCTCCGTGCGTTCGATATCGACAACGTGGCCTGCTGCGGCTTTCTTGACGTCGCTGATCGAACGCGCGATACCGGCGGTCAGGCTCTTGCGCATCATAAAGAGCGTGTAGCCTGCACCGACGAGCATACCACCGATGGCGATGGGACGCACGATGAATTTCCAGACATCATACGCGGTGTTGATCCATGCCTTGTCCATGGCCGCCGACTGCGAGAGTGACGGATCAGCGGACATCATGGCCGTTGCCATACCGGCGATGTCGAGATAAGGGGCAATGAAATAAAGAATGATGGGCGTCAACAGTCCCCATGCCATGATACCGCCTGAAAAGTTCAGGGAGGCGAGGCGCGGACCGATGATATACCCGACACCGACGTAGGCGGGACTGATCTTGAATGAGGTCAGGACCATTCCACCCTGTCCGGTGAATTTGGTACCTGTAATTGTCTGCTTGGCAAAGCCGATGAAGCGTTCCCACAGGGGCAGGAACAGCTTGAATTCGCCGGCGGCCTTTACGAGTCCACCACCGATCATGGCGCCGAAGAGGAACTTCGAGCCACCGCCGCCACCGCGGCCGGCCTTGTGGATTTCGGCTGCAGCGACGGACTCAGGATACGGCAGCTCCGGATCCTCAACCATCACGCGGCGCAGCAATGCGACAAACATGATACCCAGCACGCCGCCTGCGATCAGAATCAGCGTGGAGGTGATGTAGTTCGACGTCGTGAAAAATTCCGGCCAGATGCCGGCGACGAAGAATGCAGGAAGCGTGAAAATCGCACCTG encodes the following:
- a CDS encoding oligopeptide transporter, OPT family, yielding MAETKHVPFVPADTDMKEFTLRALLIGLVLAVVLGAANAYLGLKAGMTIAATYPAAVIGMAILKAMKGTILEENIARTVGSIGESVAAGAIFTLPAFFVAGIWPEFFTTSNYITSTLILIAGGVLGIMFVALLRRVMVEDPELPYPESVAAAEIHKAGRGGGGGSKFLFGAMIGGGLVKAAGEFKLFLPLWERFIGFAKQTITGTKFTGQGGMVLTSFKISPAYVGVGYIIGPRLASLNFSGGIMAWGLLTPIILYFIAPYLDIAGMATAMMSADPSLSQSAAMDKAWINTAYDVWKFIVRPIAIGGMLVGAGYTLFMMRKSLTAGIARSISDVKKAAAGHVVDIERTEKDIPFTWTLIGIAGVAVATFLIAFYLFNTTFIIAFVAATVMIILAFFFAAVSGYLVGIMGSSNNPISGLTLTALVVTALIMVILGAEETQGVAAVLGVAAIVCVAAAVAGEMLQDLKAGHILGGTPWKMQIGDIIGVVLAGIVMFGVLVFLNNGDIANGLREGYTGGFGSRELPAPQASLMAILSRGIVEQQMAWPLIIVGMLMGVAFILMQVKSPMLVSVGMYLPLETTFAIFLGGLIKGLVDMGKKKMKATSGQEARIDNVGVLLASGLIAGEALIGLVFAGFAAFEMFPGAVFDNPSFIVSLVIMAIIGWVLVRLPLKNAGSPDEPAPPAAQ